The DNA sequence AGTTTGTCCAGAAAGTGGAGGAGAAGAGTATTGATCTCATTCAGAAGTGGGAAGAGAAGTCCCGGGAGTTCATTGGCAATTTCCTGGAGATGTTTGGCCCAGAAGGTGCATTGGTAAGGAGCCTGTCCgggagaagggggaaagggaaTTTCAGAGAGCTTAGCAGTCAGCATCAGGTCTTCTGGAGCCCAGGCTCTTCAGAGCAAAGGCCTCCAGTTTGTCACAGCACTGGGTGTGCTGTTGTCTCCAGACATGTTCTGCCCCAGGCCACAGCACATGGTTGCAGGGAGCCTTGCCAGCTGCCTAAAGCCAGTTACGGCCATAGCATGAGAAGTCTGTGTTTCCCAGGAGCTGGTCTGTAAAGTCCAACATGTGTCCTGAAGGCCACTGAGCAACCAAGAGTTTCACAGTTTTCACCTTGTCACTTGCCTGGGGATGGGTCTGAAGCTGCTTGTGAAACAGTTTTGCTAGGGTGTCCGCAATGCTGGCAAAATATCACAGGCAGTTCATGCTAGAGGTGCTGGAAAATGAGTGGTGATGAAATGGGCAAGTTTCCAAAGGCTCGAGCTATGCTTGGGCTTTGCCATGCTCTTATGCTGCACGAAGTATCGAAGGGGGACAACAGCTCAAAATGTGGCGAGAGCTGTAGGTAGTGTTGTTTTGCATCGCTGTTTGAGCCATGTTAACTGCCTTCCTGCTTCCATCACTAGAAACACATGCTGAAAGAGGGCAAGGGCCGGATGCTGCAGGCCATCAGCCCAAAGCAGAGTCCCAGCAGTAGCCCCACGCATGACCGATCCCCATCTCCCTCATTCCGCTGGCCCTTTTCAACCAAGACTCCTCCTTCCTCACCGGCCAACCGTGCCAGGAACGAGTCCACAGTCACCTATGACATCAGTGAGGACGAAGAGGATTAAGCTACCAGCTGGGGTTTGCTGCGAGTCGCTGATCACCGAATCCCAAGTCCAGACCCACTGGGGAACTCTGAATGAGCAAGAGAGCCATGGGAGCAGGGCTGACAGTGGGCACGGGGCCCTGGAGGCACCTGTCGCTCTTAGCAAGGGTTGCTGCCTGGAAGCACATTCAAatatcttctcctcctcccttctccctcaaaTTCCCTTTTTATTGTTTACGTTCTAATGGTTTCCAGGGGAAAGATGGTTTTTATGTTTTAAGGAagtactctttttaaaaaacacaaagaatagCACTCAAGCATGgatcttgttttttgtttcttttcccctgttAAACCTCCAGGTGAGAGGGAGAGTGGGATGCTATGCCCAGACCTTTCTgtccctccttttcttctgctcctctgtCTTATTCCTCCCATGCCCAGGCAGTATCTGTGCCACTGCCAAATGAAAGATCTTGCAGTTCTTCAACCAGTGTGACCTCGAAAGCGTGCAGGAAGCAGTTGAATACAAAGGCTACTAGGAAATAGAGACATCTCTGCTGCACTGGAGCCGACAGGGATCTATCTGATGGACTGTGTAGTGCTCTAGTGTCTCTTAGCTGAGCTTACCAGCATGTTGCAGTGAAAAcgtgctggggagtgggataCCAACTTGGCATGCAGATGGTAGGCCCTGTAAGAAGTTGCAGCACCACAGAATCCTTCACCCTATAAGTGTGCAGCATTTGCAACTCCAAATCTTTGAGGGCTGCAGGAGAAGGGTCTTTCCAGCTTAGCTTGACAAGGCTGCTAAAACTAGAGCTAAAATTCAGCCCACAGTTGCTGTTGGGGAGAAGAGACTAAATCTTTTCTTCAGAGCACTTGCTGTCTGCGTGTTTCCTTGGGTGTGTGAAAGACCACGTAGGAAATGAATGTGTGTGCTCCTTTGAAAAGTTTCTTGTCGCAGTCTCTGGTGTGTAATACTTTTTACTGTCTGTCCAGATGGCCTCTCAACACTGTGCCCGGTGCGTGTTTGTCTGCGTTTCAGTTGCTGTGCTCTAAGGGCTGGAACAGTCCTTTATACTACTGGTGCTGTGAAGTCGCTGCTGTAAGGACAAAACGTGAATTCATAGGCCAATTTGCTGTCCATGTTGATGTGTGCAGTTGGACAGATGAACGGCATGTTTTACCCCAGTTAAGGGTGATGGTCCCGTGTGACAGTTACCTGGGTTACACATTAAATGCAAAAATCTGTGCTCATTTACGCCAGTCCCTAAGGGAGGAGCTGAAAGAGCATCAGAGAGCTGCagctttttaagattttaaacaTATAACCTGCTTGTTTGAAACCGTGGTTCAAGTCCTGCCTGCTGTTGTATGTGATAAATGTAGAGCTTTGTTTCCTGGCAGCGGCCTGCAACTTCGCATTGGCAGTTTCCCTCCCTGCGCTGCATGACCGCGTACTGAGCAGGTCTGCGTGCTCTGTCCTGGCAGCCATCGCACGAGGAAATGGACTTGCTGTGTCATAGCTATGAAGCTCCCAATTGCTTTTCTGGTAGGGTTTGCCTATGGTGTCTGTTGGCTCCGGCTGGAGCTCCTTGGGCAAGTTACCCGGATCCTCCTGCGATGCTGGGAGCAGACGAGGACGGGCTCGGAGCTTGGTCAGCAGTGCCGCAGGGGGATTCAAAGCAGGGATAGAGGGCCCAGGGAAGAGCAATGCCCTGGAGGTGCCTCATCGATGCTGCCGCATGCTCTGTGCCCTGAGATGCTTCTAGGGAGCACAAgtgtcctgcaggaggagcaagCTGCCGCTTCCTGGCTTTtgtcttgctgctccttttgtCATGCAGCCAAAAGGGCTTGACAGAGACTAATAAAAGAGGCCCCTCTTTACACCCTGCTCATGTTGAGACCAGAATTGGTATGGGAAATGGTATTTTGGGGGTTCCTCATTTGCCACTTTGGTCTGTCAGCCGAGACGTGTACGGCTCTGGGAGCGTGGCTggctgctattgatttttaagCTAGAACGAGCAAATACGGTCACTTCGTATGAACCAGTTTTTAATCCCCTGGTTTATGAGTGGTAGAGCACTTATTTTACATTACCCACGTTTTCTCTTCCCTAATCTAACCCACTTTTTTTCACCCTTCCTTCAAAAACAGTGTTAAGTTACTTTTCCCCAGCCAGATCACAAAGGCCAGGCTGCTTTAGAGCCTCGCTACTGTTTTAAACACAAGATACGTAACAGTGTTCTGCAATGTTAGTGTTTTCAATGGTGGTTTGTTCTATGGAGACCTGACAAATTTCTCTGCAAAACCTGGGGTGCTTGGTAAGAAGCCGGACATGGTTTTACCTGTAGCTTGGCATAGGTATAGCTGTTTCTTGTAACCAACaattcctgcttcctcctcacactTAAATTAAAATGGACACTCGACTCTCAGActattctggttttttttttcttttgatttattttttttgtggAGGTGGAAAGGGATGTTATTTTCTCCTGGGTTGCTGGACTGGCCACATCTCTGGTGCTGCCCTATCCTATTAGGAATAGGACAGAGCTTGATCTTTGGGCAAGATGTGTGAACTGGGTTCTCCAGGGACATCTTGTCAATCACAAATATCCTCCGTGCTGCTGCTTCAGGGCTGTCCCGCACACCCCTAACCTGTCCTGCTCCCTTTAAAAGAATCATCCAGAAGGTGTGTGTTAGAATTAGGCGTGAAGTAAGAGGCagagtggaaaaacaaaacttcactAGGATGCCTTGAAGAATGTGCAGTCCTCATGTGGAGCTTTAATGTTGCTAAATCCAGAGGCATCAACTTCTGTGAGACAGCCCTGCTGCCATTCCCCCTCTAAATCTTGGGCATGAGATCGCTGGCCTTAGGACCCTGCTGCTGCAAGTGCATTTTCTCATGGCGGAgaacagcagcagggaaaaacTGAAAGGTGCCAAGGATGCTAGTATAAGCAGGAGTTGAAGAACATGGCATTTGAATAGCGTGGTGGTAGGGTTACAGGAGAAAGTTCTTAATATCTTGGAAAGTATAACACACACCTGCactcaaatatttttttagagAGTTGGGACTTCAGTGGGATCTAGTTCTTGTAACCTGAAGCAGATGCTGGGGTAGTGAATACACTTGGCTGTAGCAGTGACTTTGGGGCAGACCAGCACTCTCTGCATCTTCCCCCCCCTGCCCTTAGGGAGGATGTCGTGCTGTGAAAGGCTCCCTTTTATAAAGCCTGCAGATTTTCTGCCTGCTGTAGATGTGAGGCTGGGTCTGGTTGTCTGGCAAGGGGGCCAAGTCTCTTATTTTGCTGCTTGTCTGTATGTTGTGTCTTGTCAAAGCCATGAGATTTCTGGCCCCCAGCACTCCTGCTGGTGCCTCGAAAGCTGTGTCAGTAAGGATTGTCCTCTGTTACCGCTAATCTGTCAAACCATGTCAAATTTGACAATCTTGTAACTAATTGCCATTGTATTTTCCAGTTGAGCAGTTTGACTGAACACAGCCACTCGCAAAAAGTTGAATAGCTGTTTTTCCACCTCCTGGGACAGAGAACTTGCTTTTTCCCCAGAATGAGTAAATGAAATAGATAATATTTGGGAACTTTGGATTTCTGACTCTTCCCTTCCTCAAAACGTCACCCTGGCCAAAGGTAACGTGGCAGGAGGGGATCGAGAGGGCACCAGGGTCCAGGTCACGTGAAGCGGACCAGCACTTGGGTGGTGCCCAGCAGCGGGCTCtggtcttggtgtttgggtgtcTGCTGTACATCTCCCACCGGGCTGTCTCAGCTAGCCCTTCTCCGGCCCCAGAGCCATGGCTGCCTTGGGATGTCTCTTCTCAATCAGTGTTCACCATGCTGGTTTCTCTCTGTGGGCCTATGTGCACAAGTGTGTCtcttactggctttttttttttttttgctttatgtttagccaaataaatgcaaaagtaatTTTACTCGATGTGTGTTAGATCTCTTCTGTCCCAGAGCAACAAGCTCTCATTCTGATCTCCTCAGCTGCCATCTTAGCAATGGTTTGAGTGAGAAGATGCtttgcggggaaaaaaaaatacccagagGTTTCTACAATTCATCGTCATTCCTGATGTCTGTGCCCACCTCTGTCCTAGGTGAAGAGCAGGTACTGTTGAAGGAACAGATCCTGGGCAAGGCCAAGTAAAGTAGCATTAACTAATCACCTGTGTTACAAAGGCATTTCAAGGCTCCTTCCCATTTCCTCAGTTCCAGGCTGACAGCTGTGAACGTTCCCCCTGTGCTGTCAGGAGCAGTCCCTTCCGTGGGTCCCTTGCCCTACGAAAAGAGCCGTGTGCTCACGCACTTCCCTGGCCGGATATCTCTGGGGAAGATGCAGCTGCCCTAGGATTGCCCTGACCACCTGAACCAGGCTCGACAACTGGCAGGacccagcctgcagcactgctctgccaggccTCTAGGGTCCGTGTCGCGGATGGCATTCAGcatctcttctgccccagcccacCTGTGACAGACCCATGTCATGGCTATATCATTCTGGACtccatctttctcctctctgtaCCCTCCATGTGAGGGAATCACCCATCCCAACCTGGACAGGAGAAAACCTGAGCCCGCAGTTGCCAACAAAAGATTCATGTAGAAATTTATCTTTATTCAGTGCCAGACAGAGTCCCCTGGGCTTGAAGGCTATTTCACAGATGGTCTTTGGTTTTTGGCCCTCAAGTTTCAGACCCTTTTAGCTTGTGCTGTGATGCCCTTTTCCCCTCTGTGTTACTTGCTCCCAGAAGCTTCCCAGGGCTGTACGAGGAGGAGGTGGATGGGGAGGGTGAGCCAGCACCTCTGGCCTTGCTGTGCTCCTTGGCATCATCCTTTGCTCCTTCCTGCTCAGACCTTGATGTTGGTGTCTGAAGATGCAAAGCTGATGGGCTGGTAGCCTGGTTTGTCATCCTGCTTGCGGTAGTATATCCGGGTCACCACAGCTATGATGAACGTTTGCAGGATTATCAGCTGCATGTTCATCTCTTAAGTGAGAAAAGAAGGGTTATTTGAAGCTGCCTTCATCAACCATGCCTGTTCTCTGCTCCCTGCCGTGTGGTGGAGGGGGCATGGCAGGGACCAAGTGACTCCAGTCCCTCGTGTCGCTACTCACGCTGTGACCTGGCCTTGGAGGAGAGGGGTGGCCAGCAGGCAATGCTGCCACTGTTGGCCAGGATGCTGAAGATGGAGGGCTGCAGCGCTGTCAGGATGAGGAGAACCTGCAAGCACAAAGACCCGAGGTGATGGGTGGCGCAGATGAATTGCTGCTGTTCACCTttccctgcagccagcccccaCGCTCCTGCAGCCAGGCATGGATCTCACCTGCAGGCAGCTCCCGTTCCACCTCCCGTTCTCCCCACATATCTCCTGATTTGCTTCCAGCAAGTTCATGCTGCAAAAAGCTCTTCCTAGTCAAGATGATAAGCAGGGCAAAGGGTTACCTGGAAGCAAGCAAATTTGGCCCCAATGTTCTGCTCTTTCAAATGCAACCTGGCCTGCCGGAAGAGGATGCCCAGGGCCCACAGGCCAAAGATGGTGGAGACCCCCAGGAGCGTGTTGATCCAGAGCGCCACGCTCTTCTCTGAGATCTGAGGGAGGCAGAAAACCCATCTGGGACTGACAAACCTTGAATGATGCTGGCCGTGGTTGCAAGGCATGGCCCAGCAGAGGTCCAGCCATGCAGGTTGTATGCTCTCTGTCTCAGAGGTGGCCCTGCCTGTCCCCACACCCTGGCACTCACGTCAGCAGGGTTGTAGTTCCCGTCGGCAGCCAGGACCAGCCCCACAAAGACAGCAACCGCCTTGAAGATGGTGTACTGGAAagtccccagcagcagcagttggAGCTTTCTCCTGGCACAGCAAGAGAGGCCTGTGACTTCCCAAGGTGCCCAAGCCCCTGCCTGGGGCCTTCTCTTCCTCACTGGCAGGAGGAGGGCCAAAGACAAGGGTATAAAAGCACTGGGCTGGCATGGCCTTGCCAGTGTCCCAAGACAGGCTTTTTTCTCTAGCTGGTCCCAGAGAGCCCCTGAGCTGCACCAGTGCCCTCAACCCCGTGCCTGGAGCTGCCCCAACCCTTGGCCTATCTGGTGCCCTGCCTCACCTGCTCATGGTGATTTGGGGCAGgcagggacagcagcagcagcaggggccgGTGCTGATCACCATGGGCACATCCTTCAGGATGCTCagcactgcctccttgcccccaAAGCCCTCCACCATGATCAGCATCAGGAGGTAGAAGCAGACGGCAAAGTACCTGGGAGGAAGGGCAGCAAGCACGGTCAGGCACCATCAGCGCCTCGCTCACCCGTGCCCTCCGGGGAGGCAGTACTCACGCCGTGGTCGCCATCTCCACCACCATCATGGAGCGAGGGATCCAGAGCCCAAAGCAGCTGACCACAGACACGACCTGGGGGAGACGTAGGCTTTGCACAACGGTGCTCCTGCCTCCTGAAAGCTCGGACCCCTCGAGCAGCCTCGGCCCCATGgcgcctgcctgcccgcctgctgCAGAGTGATGCTCGCTGCCACCCGTGGCTGGAACTCACCGTAGGGGCTGAGCTGCTCCAAAGGAGAGTCTTCATCTTGATGGGGCAGCGGATCTTGCGAGTGAGGTAGAAGGCCTCTTCCACGAAGATGGCGACCGACAGCAGTGTCAGGAAGGTGGCCAGGCCCATGATGGAGAGTTCGACTACATCCAGCTCTGCCGGGGAGGGGTGAGAAACCAAGAGCCATCCCATCCCCCCGGGGGCCACCACAGCAGGGAGCTGCCAAGCGAACCACTGTTCCGCACCCACCTCAGGGCCCCTTTTTGGCACAGCTAGTGGCTGGGCTTGGGAAGCCACTAGCTGTGTCCTCCTCATGTCCTCCCCACCGGAGCCAGGTGCtttggccctgctgctgctcccatgtcacccACCTCAGGGCTGGCCCTCAGCTCTCTGGGACCCGCTGACCCTGTGGGCAGGGATGTTGGACGTGGGCCAGGCAGTGCCATAGGGCTGaccccagcccagcacccctctgctttccccccttcctcggggctgctccctgcctgccctgctgcaacCACCCTCTGCCCAGCTCCGCaccgggggcgaggggaggctcCCCAGCTCCTGGCAGCGGCCAGGCCCCTCCGTCCTGCCCATCCCTCCCACCTACGTTGCAGGAGCTGCTCGGAGGTGGGCGGCAGGGAGAAGCACGCTGCCGGGATGCTGAAATTCCTTATCAGCATCTCCACGAGCGGCCGGGGGAACCTGCGGAGAAAGGGAGCGCTGAGCCAGGCTGTGGGTACCACGGGGGCCACCCAGCCCCGCAGGGTCCCTCCTCGGCCCCTGtgcaccctcccacccccaccctttAATAGAGAGGATAACCCAAAAACCTCGCCCCAGAAGCTGGATGTGTCCGGCCGCAAAGCGACGCAGCGGTGGGGGATCCCCGCCACCCACCTGGGGTCCGGCGCCAGCTCGAAGGGAGGGTccatcctgccctgctgctccccggCTTTGCTC is a window from the Struthio camelus isolate bStrCam1 chromosome 9, bStrCam1.hap1, whole genome shotgun sequence genome containing:
- the SLC51A gene encoding organic solute transporter subunit alpha is translated as MDPPFELAPDPRFPRPLVEMLIRNFSIPAACFSLPPTSEQLLQQLDVVELSIMGLATFLTLLSVAIFVEEAFYLTRKIRCPIKMKTLLWSSSAPTVVSVVSCFGLWIPRSMMVVEMATTAYFAVCFYLLMLIMVEGFGGKEAVLSILKDVPMVISTGPCCCCCPCLPQITMSRRKLQLLLLGTFQYTIFKAVAVFVGLVLAADGNYNPADISEKSVALWINTLLGVSTIFGLWALGILFRQARLHLKEQNIGAKFACFQVLLILTALQPSIFSILANSGSIACWPPLSSKARSQQMNMQLIILQTFIIAVVTRIYYRKQDDKPGYQPISFASSDTNIKV